TTGGTTACTGTACTACAGGTCGAAGGTTCCATGTGGGAATGTTTAGAGGGAGCAGGACAATTTTAGTCATGAGCGGAAGTGGATCGGTAAAGACCCACAAAGTCATTTAATCTGTCTCCTCATCCTGGTGGTAATACTAATGATTGGATTAGTATGACTAATGGTGTGATTGTGATTGTGATCATTATTGCCCAGGTGAACGCAGCACAGACAACACAGCTGTTGCTCACTCACTTTCGTGTGAAGGGAGTAATTCACTATGGAAGAGCGGCTAGCGCAAACCCCAAATATCTCCGTGTTGGTGACGTTGCTATTCCCAGTCAATTCGCACACACTGCCGTCTGGTACTGGCAGGTACGTCGTACTTAATTACCCCTCCCCTGATTCTTCTTTTCTCTCCTCCTCTCACTTTAGAAAATAATTGGTATCAGATGACTCCCTAATCTTGTTTGATTTTGGATGATATCAGAAGTTTCGCCGTGACGAGGGAAGTTTCGATCACCAGATTGCTAACCTCACATTTTCCGACTTTAATGTTGATAAAAACGTTCTGAACTTTCTTCAGAGCGTATATTTGCAGCCAGAAACAGTTTATTCCAAGCCCGAGGAGGGAGACTCCATATTTTGGTTCAATGCAGATGACAACCTGTACGCCACCGCAGAGAAAATTGAGGTATCATCATTTAACACGTTTAAGTAAATGTGAAAATTTACCCTTCTTAAATTGCTATTAATGACGTAATGGAATTTAATTGTGCAGGACGTAGAGTTAGATAGATGCCTGTTCAAATCTCTTATATGTCTGCCAAAACAGCCAAAGATTAAGAGGATTGAGAGGGCAAGCAGTGCCGACATCTATCTGAATAACGAGGCTTACAGAAACTTCCTCCACAAGGAGTTGAATGTCGGCTCCATTGACACTGAAACGGCAGCAATTGCGATGGTAGGATTGATTATAAGAGCTTTTGATATGTGCGTGCTTTTATTTTCCATGATTTTAATCGAGTGTGGTGTTGTGCAGGTGTGCGAGAGCGAGAAGGCGGCCTTCCTTGCAATGAGATCGATAACCAATTATGCGGGCGGGCCTTCTTTGGAAAACGATGTAAGTGTGATAAAGAAGCTGTGGACCTCCCATGCTAGCGTGGCAGTCGGCGCAATCTTCGACAAATTGGCACCAGGCGATTCTACCCTCCGTCTAGTTAATAGTAAATAGTATGTATATTTGTAATGCGTATGTTTAGTAATAGCGGCTGCCCGATCTATATGCGTATCTCTAGTAAAAGTGGCTGCACCGTCCGTGTATAAATGTCTGAAGCCCCTTCTTTAGTTTCAGATTCGAACCCACCATCTACTGTGTGTATGTTCACTATAGGCGGCTTCTTCTATCTAAATAAACGGATTATTATGTATTAAAATTTGAGATTACTGCATCTATATCTGAGTCTATTAGATCTGGTCATTTCTAATTTGAGAGAATGCAGGACAATAATCAATCTTAATTTAagaaaactttattttattttattataaaatagtaatataacaatagtttaaaaataatattattaataataagaGATTTTGAGAGTGAACAATTGATCTTTtttcaaggataagaatgaatataaaataaaagtatgatgatgatggtgatgatgatgacaacttcttaatagattttttttttttgactaagagtttaatagaaatataatagtataataataataatttggtactaaattttttttgcttttgtaaagataataatgaaattttaaaaatataataacaaaaaaaaaattaaaatattatagtaTAACAATATCACATGAGCATGGGCATAAGTAGTGTACACATATTAAGAAATTTCTACTAAAATTATATGGTAAAAGGAGTGCATTTTAATAGCAATTGTTTATTTAAAGGGGATATAAAATATTTGACATGAAGGGGTAGATAAGATTTTATTTTGGATTATGTTATCTGTTTATATAACCTCCAAGATTCTAGAATTTGGTTCTTCATATAATGTATAATAAATTTATCTCTCTATTAAGGAAGGaggtgtaacatcataaattgcaccTCGTAAAATTCCATGCTATATAATCACCTTTACTTTAAACCTATTGGAGGACCCTTTTAGCTTTTGCGTACTCGCTCACTTGGCTTGCCTTGTTAGCTTTGCTTTTGTCATTTTTGTGTCCTTATGGACATGGAAATCTACACGAAGACGTCTGTGTCACACTAGTTTCTTGCAAATATGCAGTGTGCAGGTGGTCATTGGAGTGTTACACCTACAATTTGCAATATTTGCAAAATCTCTTAAAGTGCATATTGGCATTGTATTCTCTTATGGGTTGCTTATCTAGCTCTCTTGGGATTcattttcactctattcactggaCTTGTTTTATATAGCTTATTGATCTCTAGTTTTCCACACTCCGTGCTTAAGAATCCACTTTCTCATTCTGCTACACTTCATCTACCATCACCATTGTTCAACTTTGTGTGCTTGACGGCTATATGCCTCTTCCTCACTCTAACAAGCTTCTACTTGTCTGGTGTTGAAGGGGAGTTATTTCCCTCTTCTTTGTTGCACCTTTTATTATATCCATTAGCATATAATTTGATTCTCTTATATCATTTTTCTTATTATGGTTTTATCTATCATCTATCTTGTCTATTtggtggaggtggaaacaccaaaatcacaGTTTAATTGTGAAAGACctctaaaacacaaccccaacatttttgtcTTATCATCTTATGTGTAGGTTATTGGAGAAGAGTCATATTTATTAGAGACTTCATTCATGGACCCATTATAATCATCTTCTCCCTCTCTCTTATCTTTTCACATCTTATTTGCAACTAGCTTAGTTTCTATTGTTCATCTGTTACACTCAAAATGCATTAAAACTAGTGTATCTTTCATTCTGCACTTTTTTCTATAGAATCCCATACACTATCTATACAAGACATCAACGCCCATGTTGTCGTCCATGACCTAAACATGCATCCTTGTGTAGACAGTTAGCAACAGTCACCAAAAGATCTTTATGACTTGCACTCTTAAATTATATGGTTCAAAATAAATTACCTATTGGTACTTGACAACTACCACAGTTTGTGTTTATCCTAAGTGGAAAGGTAGATTGAGTGAGTCCTCGGGAGGTAAGTAAAGGCCACTTGAAGTGGTTTTCTTTTTCCTACTCTACATTTTTGTAAACTTGATGTGAATGCTTGTCTTTGGTTTATATAATTTCATAACACCTTAATGATTTTCTTAAACAAATATTTCATTGTTTGTGTTAGGCTTCTCACTTATACTCTTTCAAAGTTGTTGAACTGTTTGAGGGCTTGTCTATGAGTTCAATGACCCAAATTGACTCTAGGGTTTTGAGGAAAACTTGTAGACTAAGTATCCCTCTAAATCCTTATAGCGCTACTCAACTTGGCTCAACGTTCTTAGCCTTAGTGGATCCGAATGACCCTTTTAGTTCTGATCCCATTAAGAATGTTATTACAGGGTTTATTCTACATATAGCTTGCAACCAAACTCCCAAAATAATACCTTAATAAAAACCCATCTACCATCTCCTCCTACTATTGATCATGAGTTGTCTTATAGGTTTTTTTTGACCAAGTTCATATTTTAGAGGAGAACCTGAGGTACTTCAAAGGGTTCTCAAATCGAGAGAAGGTCCTCCCCCAAGCTAGCTTTGTGGTGAATAGTTTGAGAGATATTCTTATCTCGAACATCAAGAGCTTGGAGGTGTTAAGGGCTCTATCTATGATCATGCAATATCATGTAACACTTGTTGAGGCTAACACCTAGGATGATCAATTTGATACCATTGACATACAAATTGATGTTGATATCCCTACAATGTCAATATAGCTGGAAGATAGTGGATCTACTATTGATCCATTCAGTAGTAGAACTATACACATTATCAATGTTTCTGAGATTCTCTTAAGATATACAGGGATTTTGTTTTGTTAAAACCAATTTGTTAGTCCCTTAAGGGAACTATGATAGAATGGTACAATTCATTACTTAATTATTCGA
The nucleotide sequence above comes from Cryptomeria japonica chromosome 11, Sugi_1.0, whole genome shotgun sequence. Encoded proteins:
- the LOC131041311 gene encoding bark storage protein A isoform X2, which codes for MAFRSSLLVLFLLSLIAFPLLSNGEISEGLAKKIKSINARGAHYGLVVSGEAELNVFLAVGVFQPVDISGRRFHVGMFRGSRTILVMSGSGSVNAAQTTQLLLTHFRVKGVIHYGRAASANPKYLRVGDVAIPSQFAHTAVWYWQKFRRDEGSFDHQIANLTFSDFNVDKNVLNFLQSVYLQPETVYSKPEEGDSIFWFNADDNLYATAEKIEDVELDRCLFKSLICLPKQPKIKRIERASSADIYLNNEAYRNFLHKELNVGSIDTETAAIAMVCESDKKAFLAMRSITNYAGGPSF
- the LOC131041311 gene encoding bark storage protein A isoform X1; this encodes MAFRSSLLVLFLLSLIAFPLLSNGEISEGLAKKIKSINARGAHYGLVVSGEAELNVFLAVGVFQPVDISGRRFHVGMFRGSRTILVMSGSGSVNAAQTTQLLLTHFRVKGVIHYGRAASANPKYLRVGDVAIPSQFAHTAVWYWQKFRRDEGSFDHQIANLTFSDFNVDKNVLNFLQSVYLQPETVYSKPEEGDSIFWFNADDNLYATAEKIEDVELDRCLFKSLICLPKQPKIKRIERASSADIYLNNEAYRNFLHKELNVGSIDTETAAIAMVCESEKAAFLAMRSITNYAGGPSLENDVSVIKKLWTSHASVAVGAIFDKLAPGDSTLRLVNSK